GCGGCGGTGGAACGGGCCGGGATCAGCGCCGCCGACGTCGACGAGGTGATCATGGGCCAGGTGCTGCAGGCCGGCGCGGGCCAGGGGCCGGCGCGGCAGGCGGCGGTCAACGCCGGCATTCCGGTCGAGAGCCCGGCCTGGAGCGTCAACCAGCTGTGCGGATCGGGTCTTCGGGCCGTGGCGCTGGCGGCGCAGCAGATCTCGTCGGGCGACGCCTCGATCGTGGTGGCCGGCGGCCAGGAGAGCATGAGCCAGAGCCCGCACGCGGCGCAGCTGCGCAACGGCACCAAGATGGGCGACCTCGGCATGGTCGACACCATGATCAAGGACGGGCTGATCGACGCCTTCCACGGCTATCACATGGGCCAGACGGCCGAGAACATCGCCGCCCGCTGGCAGATCACCCGCGCCGACCAGGACGACTTCGCGGTGGCGAGCCAGAACAAGGCGGAAGCGGCGCAGAAGGCCGGCAAGTTCGACGCCGAGATCGCGCCGGTGACGATCAAGGGCCGCAAGGGCGACACCATCGTCGACAAGGACGAGTACATCCGCCACGGGGCGACGCTGGAGAGCGTGTCCGGCCTGAAGCCCGCCTTCAACAAGGAGGGCTCGGTGACGGCGGCCAACGCTTCAGGCCTCAACGACGGGGCGGCGGCCCTGGTGCTGATGAGCGCCGATGAGGCGAAGAAGCGGGGCCTGAAGCCCCTGGCGCGGATCGCCAGCTGGGCTCACGCCGGCGTCGAGCCCGAGATCATGGGCACGGGTCCGATCCCGGCCATGAAGAAGGCGCTGGAGAAGGCGGGCTGGAAGGTCTCGGACCTCGATCTGGTCGAAAGCAACGAGGCCTTCGCGGCCCAGTCGCTGAGCGTGGTGCGGGAGCTGGGTCTCGATCCGGCCAAGACCAACGTCAACGGCGGCGCCATCGCCATCGGTCACCCGATCGGCGCGTCCGGCGCGCGCATCCTGACCACCCTGTTACACGAGATGCAGCGGTCCGGCGCCAAGAAGGGCGCGGCGACCCTGTGCGTCGGCGGCGGCATGGGCGTGGCCATGTGCCTGGAAGCGGTCTGAGCCTCTAAAACTTGCCGGGTTGGACAGCGGACGGTGGCGTTCTCGCC
The nucleotide sequence above comes from Caulobacter sp. NIBR1757. Encoded proteins:
- a CDS encoding acetyl-CoA C-acetyltransferase, translating into MSDIVIVSAARTPVGSFNGALSSLPAHELGKIAIQAAVERAGISAADVDEVIMGQVLQAGAGQGPARQAAVNAGIPVESPAWSVNQLCGSGLRAVALAAQQISSGDASIVVAGGQESMSQSPHAAQLRNGTKMGDLGMVDTMIKDGLIDAFHGYHMGQTAENIAARWQITRADQDDFAVASQNKAEAAQKAGKFDAEIAPVTIKGRKGDTIVDKDEYIRHGATLESVSGLKPAFNKEGSVTAANASGLNDGAAALVLMSADEAKKRGLKPLARIASWAHAGVEPEIMGTGPIPAMKKALEKAGWKVSDLDLVESNEAFAAQSLSVVRELGLDPAKTNVNGGAIAIGHPIGASGARILTTLLHEMQRSGAKKGAATLCVGGGMGVAMCLEAV